Proteins encoded in a region of the Blastococcus sp. Marseille-P5729 genome:
- a CDS encoding glycosyltransferase, producing MGALSLAKAVIIYEPSFFGSLLAPVAVLLRRRLVCVVVGDPMAALAEDVIPGLRGKAIRTVVTAAMTWALKRASVVRYVTSSYLQTRYPSPDYVRQFAITDGISRRGRAVLTPTAGRRLKVLTVGSLDRPYKGVADLIVALEATSEVTGVEIELRVAGSGRLADDLLETSGAGIEVVALGQLDETELTDAYLDADLFVLASWAEGMPRALIEAMSVGLPCVATSVGGVPEVLPSHAIARPRNTPELVAVLSVFVADLDFRRREGARNWGVAHDLLQSARSEEKAFAAEVVK from the coding sequence TTGGGGGCGCTCAGCCTGGCGAAGGCGGTAATTATCTACGAACCAAGCTTCTTCGGTTCGCTTCTTGCGCCTGTGGCCGTGCTCCTTCGACGCCGATTGGTGTGCGTGGTCGTCGGCGATCCGATGGCTGCGCTGGCCGAAGACGTAATCCCCGGGCTAAGAGGTAAAGCTATTCGAACCGTGGTGACGGCAGCTATGACCTGGGCGCTGAAACGCGCGTCTGTCGTGAGATATGTAACCAGCTCCTACCTGCAGACTCGGTATCCCTCGCCAGACTATGTCCGACAGTTCGCAATCACGGACGGCATATCTCGCCGGGGCCGGGCTGTTCTGACGCCGACGGCCGGGCGGCGCTTAAAGGTTCTGACGGTAGGAAGCCTAGATCGCCCCTACAAGGGTGTTGCGGATCTAATAGTCGCCCTCGAGGCGACGTCAGAAGTGACGGGAGTCGAGATCGAATTGCGTGTAGCTGGCTCAGGTCGACTGGCCGACGATCTCCTTGAGACCAGCGGCGCAGGAATCGAAGTGGTCGCGCTCGGGCAACTGGATGAGACGGAGCTTACGGACGCGTACCTCGATGCAGATCTTTTTGTACTTGCATCGTGGGCAGAGGGAATGCCGAGAGCACTGATAGAAGCGATGTCGGTCGGTCTTCCGTGTGTCGCTACGTCGGTTGGTGGTGTGCCGGAGGTACTTCCGAGTCACGCGATAGCACGGCCGAGAAATACGCCCGAGCTAGTGGCTGTCCTGAGCGTATTCGTCGCGGACCTGGACTTCCGACGAAGAGAAGGCGCCCGAAATTGGGGGGTCGCACATGACTTGCTTCAGTCTGCCAGGTCCGAAGAGAAGGCTTTCGCCGCAGAGGTAGTCAAGTGA